A genomic window from Aquabacterium sp. OR-4 includes:
- a CDS encoding roadblock/LC7 domain-containing protein: MRIDMIQQTLVELNGATADIEASALISTDGLMMASALPQGMDEDRVGAMSAALLSLGERAARELARGALQRVLIQGERGYVIMSASGTEAVLTVLAKPNAKLGLIFLDMRRAAESLARLV, encoded by the coding sequence ATGCGCATCGACATGATCCAGCAGACCCTCGTTGAACTGAACGGCGCCACCGCCGACATCGAGGCCTCGGCGCTGATCTCCACCGACGGGCTGATGATGGCCTCGGCACTGCCGCAGGGCATGGACGAAGACCGTGTGGGCGCCATGTCGGCGGCCCTGCTGTCGCTGGGCGAGCGTGCGGCGCGCGAGCTGGCGCGTGGCGCGCTGCAGCGGGTGCTGATCCAGGGCGAGCGCGGCTACGTGATCATGAGCGCCTCGGGCACCGAGGCGGTGCTCACCGTGCTGGCCAAGCCGAACGCCAAGCTGGGCCTGATCTTCCTGGACATGCGGCGCGCCGCCGAGTCGCTGGCCCGTCTGGTGTGA
- a CDS encoding PAS domain-containing protein, translated as MALPDMLPPAQPAQQHSLLHHDGTRRTVFCTDAEVAFPDGHLIVSRVDTAGLITHANDAFVEMSGYLREQLLGAPHHILRHPDMPRAAFADLWATVGAGRKWHGYVKNLRGDGACYWVYATVVPNVRQGVVAGYTSVRRKPSRAKVAEYTALYAQMRAAEPGAAA; from the coding sequence ATGGCCCTGCCCGACATGCTGCCGCCCGCGCAGCCCGCCCAACAGCACAGCCTGCTGCACCACGACGGCACCCGGCGCACGGTGTTCTGCACCGACGCCGAGGTGGCGTTTCCGGATGGCCACCTGATCGTCTCGCGGGTTGATACGGCCGGCCTCATCACCCATGCCAACGATGCCTTCGTCGAGATGAGCGGCTACCTGCGCGAGCAGCTGCTGGGCGCGCCGCACCACATCCTGCGCCACCCCGACATGCCGCGCGCCGCCTTTGCCGACCTGTGGGCCACCGTGGGCGCCGGCCGCAAATGGCACGGCTATGTGAAGAACCTGCGTGGCGACGGCGCCTGCTACTGGGTGTATGCCACCGTGGTGCCCAATGTGCGCCAGGGCGTGGTGGCCGGCTACACCTCGGTGCGGCGCAAGCCCTCGCGCGCCAAGGTGGCCGAGTACACCGCGCTGTACGCGCAGATGCGCGCCGCCGAGCCGGGAGCCGCGGCATGA
- a CDS encoding phosphate/phosphite/phosphonate ABC transporter substrate-binding protein codes for MTLNLLIAPDFAPERFGGWHMLNALLQQRSGLRLHLLMPASAHEQAELLAAGQVDLVYANPFDAAELIRQRGFSAFARPVGKADEMLIAAQAGSALRRVEDLRPGCRVAMADHRDVKLIGLRLLEAADLHEPDLQWQLCDSHQAAARRLIKGEADVAFFLAETFHALSRLTRSQLQVVIESALHDITHVMLAHARVAEQVPTLCATLTGVDSSHSSDREVLEALGMPGGFEAMQAEDAEFMVDLMDTLLD; via the coding sequence ATGACGCTGAACCTGCTGATCGCCCCCGACTTCGCGCCCGAGCGCTTTGGCGGCTGGCACATGCTGAACGCGCTGCTGCAGCAGCGCTCGGGCCTGCGCCTGCACCTGCTGATGCCGGCCTCGGCCCACGAGCAGGCCGAGCTGCTGGCTGCCGGCCAGGTCGACCTGGTCTACGCCAACCCCTTCGACGCCGCCGAGCTGATCCGCCAGCGCGGCTTCAGCGCCTTTGCGCGGCCGGTGGGCAAGGCCGACGAGATGCTCATCGCCGCCCAGGCCGGCTCGGCCCTGCGGCGCGTGGAAGACCTGCGCCCCGGCTGCCGCGTGGCCATGGCCGACCACCGCGACGTCAAGCTGATCGGCCTGCGCCTGCTCGAGGCCGCCGACCTGCACGAACCCGATCTGCAATGGCAGCTGTGCGACAGCCACCAGGCCGCGGCACGCCGCCTGATCAAGGGCGAGGCCGACGTGGCGTTTTTCCTGGCCGAGACCTTTCATGCGCTGTCGCGGCTCACCCGCAGCCAGCTGCAGGTGGTGATCGAAAGCGCGCTGCACGACATCACCCACGTGATGCTGGCCCACGCCCGGGTGGCCGAACAGGTGCCAACGCTGTGCGCCACGCTCACCGGTGTGGACAGCAGCCACAGCAGCGACCGCGAGGTGCTCGAGGCGCTGGGCATGCCCGGCGGCTTTGAAGCCATGCAGGCCGAAGACGCCGAGTTCATGGTCGACCTGATGGACACGCTGCTCGACTGA
- a CDS encoding GTP-binding protein: MSQIHKIVFVGPVGAGKTQAIRTLSDIEVVSTEARASDEVQQLKPQTTVAMDYGVLHLDNGDRVRLYGTPGQERFDFMWDILTEHALGLVMLVRATAPDPLNDLRLCVSAFRRVIDDTALVVGLTHSDSLAERGLRPAVMAELARLGVPALVMNADARERSDMVMLVKTLIYSLDPLYAPE; this comes from the coding sequence ATGTCCCAGATCCACAAGATCGTGTTCGTCGGCCCGGTGGGCGCCGGCAAGACCCAGGCCATCCGCACGCTGTCCGACATCGAGGTGGTGTCCACCGAGGCCCGCGCTTCTGACGAAGTGCAGCAGCTCAAACCGCAAACCACGGTGGCCATGGACTACGGCGTGCTCCACCTCGACAACGGCGACCGCGTGCGCCTGTACGGCACGCCCGGGCAGGAGCGCTTCGATTTCATGTGGGACATCCTCACCGAGCATGCGCTGGGCCTGGTGATGCTGGTGCGCGCCACCGCGCCCGACCCGCTCAACGACCTGCGGCTGTGCGTCAGCGCGTTCCGCCGCGTCATCGACGACACCGCGCTGGTGGTCGGCCTGACCCACAGCGACAGCCTGGCCGAGCGCGGGCTGCGCCCCGCGGTGATGGCCGAGCTGGCCCGCCTGGGCGTGCCGGCGCTGGTGATGAACGCCGACGCCCGCGAGCGCAGCGACATGGTGATGCTGGTCAAGACCCTGATCTACAGCCTCGACCCGCTGTACGCACCCGAATGA
- a CDS encoding cysteine hydrolase has product MPHRHHLLIIDAQNDFCDLPPEWCPTDPVSGRRLAPALPVPGAHADLQRLARFIAGSGAALDAITATLDSHHRVDIAHPPFWRTDEGGPVAPFTQITADDVMAGRYHPADETHAPRALAYLEALEARSRYTLMVWPVHCQMGSWGQCLHAEVLAACSAWEERQGRPVQVLHKGDNPWTEHYSALQAEVPDEHDPATGLNHALLARLDRAAQLFIAGQASSHCVRATVEHLVAHLPAHRPERLVLLSDGMSPVPGFEAQAAEFMAEMRARGVRSMSLAQAQAALLSPAA; this is encoded by the coding sequence ATGCCGCACCGCCACCACCTGCTGATCATCGACGCGCAAAACGACTTCTGCGACCTGCCGCCCGAGTGGTGCCCCACCGATCCGGTGAGCGGCCGGCGGCTGGCGCCGGCGCTGCCGGTGCCCGGCGCGCATGCCGACCTGCAGCGCCTGGCGCGCTTCATCGCCGGCAGTGGCGCGGCGCTGGACGCGATCACCGCCACGCTCGACAGCCACCACCGCGTGGACATCGCCCACCCGCCGTTCTGGCGCACCGACGAGGGCGGCCCGGTGGCGCCCTTCACCCAGATCACCGCCGACGACGTGATGGCCGGCCGCTACCACCCGGCCGACGAGACCCATGCACCGCGCGCGCTGGCCTACCTGGAGGCGCTGGAGGCGCGCAGCCGCTACACGCTGATGGTGTGGCCGGTGCACTGCCAGATGGGCAGCTGGGGCCAGTGCCTGCATGCCGAGGTGCTGGCCGCCTGCAGCGCCTGGGAGGAGCGCCAGGGCCGGCCGGTGCAGGTGCTGCACAAGGGCGACAACCCCTGGACCGAGCACTACAGCGCGCTGCAGGCCGAGGTGCCCGACGAGCACGACCCCGCCACCGGCCTGAACCATGCGCTGCTGGCGCGGCTGGACCGCGCGGCCCAGCTGTTCATCGCCGGCCAGGCTTCGAGCCACTGCGTGCGCGCCACGGTGGAGCACCTGGTGGCGCACCTGCCCGCGCACCGGCCCGAGCGCCTGGTGCTGCTGAGCGACGGCATGAGCCCGGTGCCCGGCTTCGAGGCGCAGGCGGCCGAGTTCATGGCCGAGATGCGGGCGCGCGGCGTGCGCAGCATGAGCCTGGCCCAGGCGCAGGCGGCGCTGCTCAGCCCGGCGGCTTGA
- a CDS encoding antibiotic biosynthesis monooxygenase family protein: protein MILELADIRIQPGQQAAFDEAIQRGLATVISQAQGFRGWKVNKGIESPERYVLQILWETLEDHTVHFRGGPLFPQWRAIVGPFFAAPPVVEHFELLGQGQ, encoded by the coding sequence ATGATCCTCGAACTTGCCGACATCCGCATCCAGCCTGGCCAGCAGGCCGCCTTTGACGAAGCCATCCAGCGCGGCCTTGCCACCGTGATCAGCCAGGCCCAGGGCTTTCGCGGCTGGAAGGTGAACAAGGGCATCGAATCGCCCGAGCGCTACGTGCTGCAGATCCTGTGGGAGACGCTGGAAGACCACACCGTGCACTTCCGCGGCGGCCCGTTGTTCCCGCAATGGCGCGCCATCGTCGGCCCGTTCTTCGCGGCACCGCCGGTGGTGGAGCATTTCGAGCTGCTTGGCCAGGGCCAGTGA